In the Terriglobales bacterium genome, AGGAGAACGCTTCGTCGGGTAATGCTTTGCCATTTCGGCAAAGCGAGTTTCGAGTTCGTCGGAAAATTTCATTTCTTTAGCGGTCAATCTCTCCCAGCACAATGTCGATACTGCCGATGGCTGCCACTACATCGGCAATCAGCCTGCCTTCGCACATCCTGGGCAGGGCTTGAAGGTTGGCCAGGCACGCCGAGCGCATGTGCACACGATACGGCTTAGCCGTGCCATCGCTGACAACGTAGTACCCCATCTCGCCGCGTGGCGATTCAACACACTGATAGACTTCGCCAGCCGGAACCGCAAATCCCTCAGTGACAATTTTGAAGTGATAGATGAGCGACTCCATCTGGGTCTTCATCTTCTCGCGTTCGGGGAGAACTACTTTTGGAGCGTCGGCCTTGATCGGCCCCTCCGGCAGTCCTTCCAGAGTCTGCTTGACGATAGCAATGGACTCGCGCATTTCCTGCACACGCACCAGATAACGGGCAAAAACGTCGCCGTCTTTGGACAAGGGGACCTTAAACTGAAATTTTTCGTAGCTGGAATATGGCTGGTCGCGGCGCAGGTCGGTGTCGACGCCGCTGGCGCGCAAGGTGGGTCCAGTTGCGCCCAGCGCAATTCCATCTTCAGCTGACAGGTACGCTACTCCCTTGGTGCGCTCCAGCCAGATAGGATTGCCCGTCAGCAAGCCTTCATATTCATCGACACGGCCGGGGAAGATATCGGCAAATGCCTTGACCTTTTCGAGAAAGCCGAGCGGGATGTCCAGGGACAACCCGCCGACGCGAAAGTAGGAGGTCATCATGCGCTGGCCAGACACCATTTCGAACATACGAAGGATGTCTTCGCGCTCGCGAAAACAATAGAGGAAGACCGACATGGCGCCGATGTCGAGCGCGTGCGAGCCGAGCCAGACCAGGTGGGAGTTGATGCGCGTCAGTTCATTCAACATCACGCGCAGCCACTGCGCGCGCGGCGGGATATCGAGGCCGAGCAACTTCTCGACCGCCAGCACGTAGCAGAGATTGTTGGTCATCGGGCAGAGGTAGTCGATGCGGTCGGTCAGCACCACCACCTGCTG is a window encoding:
- the nuoD gene encoding NADH dehydrogenase (quinone) subunit D translates to MAHLTQTPVLEPGADRTMILNMGPQHPSTHGVLRLVLEIDGESVVRIMPDIGYLHTGIEKTCEAKFYQQVVVLTDRIDYLCPMTNNLCYVLAVEKLLGLDIPPRAQWLRVMLNELTRINSHLVWLGSHALDIGAMSVFLYCFREREDILRMFEMVSGQRMMTSYFRVGGLSLDIPLGFLEKVKAFADIFPGRVDEYEGLLTGNPIWLERTKGVAYLSAEDGIALGATGPTLRASGVDTDLRRDQPYSSYEKFQFKVPLSKDGDVFARYLVRVQEMRESIAIVKQTLEGLPEGPIKADAPKVVLPEREKMKTQMESLIYHFKIVTEGFAVPAGEVYQCVESPRGEMGYYVVSDGTAKPYRVHMRSACLANLQALPRMCEGRLIADVVAAIGSIDIVLGEIDR